The following coding sequences are from one Eucalyptus grandis isolate ANBG69807.140 chromosome 11, ASM1654582v1, whole genome shotgun sequence window:
- the LOC104424284 gene encoding protein TOPLESS-RELATED PROTEIN 2 isoform X3 — MLIELKKLIEANPLFRDKLTFPAFKSSRLRTLINQSLNWQHQLCKNPRPNPDIKTLFTDHSCTPTTNGARPPPPTNSPLVGPIPKAGAFPPIGAHSPFQPVVSPSPGAIAGWMSGANPSIPHHPVAAVPPGLVQPSGPAAFLKHPRTPTGVAGMDYQSAESEHLMKRIRTGQSDEASFSGVTHTPNVYSQDDLPKNVMRALNQGSNVMSMDFHPQQQTILLVGTNVGEISLWEVGTRERLAHKPFKVWDLAASTSLQTALLNDAAISVNRCVWGSDGLILGVAFSKHIVQIYTYNPNGELRQHLEVDAHSGGVNDIAFAHPNKQLCIVTCGDDKTIKVWDAVSGRKQYTFEGHEAPVYSVCPHYKENIQFIFSTAIDGKIKAWLYDCLGSRVDYDAPGRWCTMMAYSADGTRLFSCGTSKEGESHLVEWNETEGAIKRTYTGFRKRSLGVVQFDTTRNRFLAAGDEFQIKFWDMDNPNMLTAVDADGGLPASPRLRFNKEGSLLAVTTSENGIKILGNTDGIRLIRMVESRAFEKNRAPPDNSKSLVINTLGPAGGVSAAMASTPERPDRTLPVVSINNMGTMDSSRLVDVKPRISDDVDKIKSWKIPDVVDPSQLKAARLPDSVSTGKVVRLIYTNSGLAVLALGSNAVHKLWKWQRSERNPSGKATAHVIPQLWQPPSGTLMTNDVSDSKPAEDSAACIALSKNDSYVMSASGGKISLFNMMTFKVMTTFMPPPPAATFLAFHPQDNNIIAIGMEDSTIQIYNVRVDEVKTKLKGHQNRITGLAFSQNLNALVSSGADAQLCLWSIDGWEKKKSRPLQASPGHQSPLVGDTKVQFHNDQLHLLVVHENIIAVYDSKLECSRSWSPKESLSAPISSAIYSCDGLLVYTAFCDGAIGVFDADGLRLRCRIAPSAYISGVSVGGAPAYPLVIAAHPSEANQIALGMSDGAVHVVEPSEVEAKWIGGGTSSQDNGSLPSNSSNHSLSGQPSEIPSR; from the exons ATGCTTATAGAACTTAAAAAGCTTATTGAGGCAAATCCTCTATTTCGTGACAAACTTACCTTTCCCGCCTTCAAAAGTTCAAGGCTTAGGACCCTGATAAATCAGAG TTTAAACTGGCAACATCAACTTTGCAAGAATCCTCGTCCAAATCCTGACATCAAAACTCTTTTTACTGATCATTCATGTACTCCTACTACAAATGGTGCTAGACCTCCTCCTCCTACCAATAGCCCTCTGGTGGGACCAATTCCCAAGGCTGGAGCTTTCCCACCCATAGGTGCTCATAGC CCATTTCAGCCTGTTGTCTCCCCATCTCCTGGTGCTATAGCTGGGTGGATGTCGGGTGCTAATCCTTCTATTCCTCATCATCCGGTAGCAGCTGTCCCCCCTGGTCTCGTGCAGCCTTCTGGTCCAG CTGCATTCTTAAAACACCCAAGAACCCCCACTGGTGTGGCGGGTATGGATTATCAGTCGGCAGAATCGGAGCACTTGATGAAGCGCATCAGAACAGGCCAGTCGGATGAG GCATCCTTTTCAGGGGTGACGCATACTCCAAATGTGTACTCACAAGACGACCTCCCCAAGAATGTCATGCGGGCCCTCAATCAAGGATCTAATGTCATGAGCATGGACTTCCATCCACAGCAACAGACCATACTCCTAG TTGGGACAAATGTTGGCGAAATCAGCCTTTGGGAAGTCGGGACACGGGAAAGGTTGGCACATAAGCCGTTCAAGGTTTGGGATCTAGCAGCTTCGACATCTTTGCAG ACAGCATTGTTGAATGATGCTGCAATATCAGTGAACAGGTGTGTTTGGGGGTCAGATGGACTGATTCTAG GCGTTGCCTTTTCTAAGCATATTGTTCAGATATACACTTACAATCCAAATGGAGAACTAAGACAACACTTGGAA GTTGATGCTCACAGCGGTGGTGTAAATGACATTGCATTTGCTCATCCCAACAAGCAGTTGTGCATTGTGACCTGCGGTGATGATAAGACAATTAAG GTATGGGATGCTGTAAGTGGACGCAAGCAGTACACATTCGAAGGGCATGAAGCTCCAGTATATTCAGTCTGCCCACATTACAAGGAAAATATTCAG TTTATTTTCTCCACTGCCATTGATGGGAAGATAAAAGCTTGGCTGTATGATTGCCTGGGATCTAGAGTGGACTATGATGCTCCCGGTCGGTGGTGCACCATGATGGCTTATAGTGCGGATGGAACAAG GCTGTTTTCATGTGGAACCAGTAAAGAGGGTGAATCCCATTTGGTTGAGTGGAATGAGACCGAGGGTGCTATCAAGAGGACATATACAGGTTTCAGGAAGCGATCATTAGGTGTTGTCCAGTTTGACACAACGAGGAATCGTTTCCTAGCTGCTGGAGatgaatttcaaattaaattctGGGACATGGATAATCCCAACATGTTGACGGCTGTTGATGCAGATGGCGGGTTGCCT GCGAGCCCAAGACTTAGATTTAATAAGGAGGGTTCTTTGTTAGCTGTCACAACTAGTGAAAATGGCATCAAAATTTTGGGTAATACAGATGGTATCCGCTTGATACGGATGGTTGAGAGCAGGGCTTTTGAGAAAAATCGAGCCCCTCCTGATAATTCTAAG TCCTTGGTTATAAATACTCTCGGTCCTGCGGGTGGTGTCTCTGCTGCAATGGCTTCAACTCCTGAACGACCTGACAGAACCCTGCCTGTTGTATCTATCAACAATATG GGAACGATGGATAGCAGCAGGCTCGTTGACGTGAAACCTCGAATTTCTGATGATGTGGACAAGATCAAAAGTTGGAAAATTCCAGATGTAGTAGATCCATCTCAATTGAAAGCTGCGCGATTGCCTGACTCAGTATCCACGGGAAAG GTCGTACGCCTTATCTACACCAACTCTGGTCTAGCTGTGCTGGCTCTTGGCTCCAATGCTGTTCATAAGCTTTGGAAATGGCAGCGTAGCGAAAGGAATCCTTCTGGGAAG GCTACTGCCCATGTCATCCCACAGCTATGGCAGCCTCCCAGTGGGACTCTCATGACAAATGACGTTAGTGACAGTAAACCAGCAGAAGATTCTGCTGCATGCATTGCTTTATCTAAAAATGATTCTTACGTAATGTCTGCGTCTGGTGGGAAGATTTCTTTGTTCAACATGATGACATTTAAG GTCATGACAACATTTATGCCACCTCCTCCTGCAGCCACCTTTTTGGCATTTCATCCACAAGATAATAATATAATTGCAATAGGCATGGAGGATTCCACCATCCAAATCTACAATGTCAGGGTAGATGAG GTCAAaaccaaactcaagggacaTCAGAATCGGATAACAGGGcttgcattttctcaaaatttgaatgCACTGGTCTCTTCAGGAGCTGATGCACAG TTATGTCTGTGGAGCATTGATGgatgggaaaagaagaaaagtaggCCCCTACAAGCATCCCCTGGTCATCAATCCCCACTTGTTGGAGATACGAAAGTCCAGTTTCATAATGATCAATTACATCTGCTGGTTGTCCATGAAAACATAATAGCTGTTTATGACAGCAAGCTTGAATGTTCACGATCG TGGTCTCCAAAAGAAAGTCTCAGTGCTCCCATTTCGAGTGCGATATATTCCTGTGACGGTTTGCTGGTGTACACTGCATTTTGTGATGGCGCTATTGGAGTTTTTGATGCGGACGGCTTAAGATTGAGGTGTCGAATTGCCCCTTCTGCATACATAAGTGGTGTTTCTGTCGG CGGTGCTCCTGCCTATCCATTAGTTATTGCTGCTCATCCATCAGAGGCAAATCAGATTGCACTGGGCATGAGTGATGGCGCGGTTCACGTGGTCGAGCCATCTGAAGTCGAAGCGAAGTGGATTGGGGGAGGCACGTCCTCGCAGGACAATGGATCGCTTCCCTCAAATTCATCGAACCATTCACTTAGTGGACAACCATCGGAGATTCCTTCGAGGTGA
- the LOC104424284 gene encoding protein TOPLESS-RELATED PROTEIN 2 isoform X2, whose amino-acid sequence MSSLSRELVFLILQFLDEEKFKETVHKLEQESGFFFNMKHFEDQVQAGEWDEVERYLSGFTKVEDNRYSMKIFFEIRKQKYLEALDRQDRAKAVEILVKDLKVFASFNEDLFKEITQLLTLDNFRQNEQLSKYGDTKSARNIMLIELKKLIEANPLFRDKLTFPAFKSSRLRTLINQRPPPPTNSPLVGPIPKAGAFPPIGAHSPFQPVVSPSPGAIAGWMSGANPSIPHHPVAAVPPGLVQPSGPAAFLKHPRTPTGVAGMDYQSAESEHLMKRIRTGQSDEASFSGVTHTPNVYSQDDLPKNVMRALNQGSNVMSMDFHPQQQTILLVGTNVGEISLWEVGTRERLAHKPFKVWDLAASTSLQTALLNDAAISVNRCVWGSDGLILGVAFSKHIVQIYTYNPNGELRQHLEVDAHSGGVNDIAFAHPNKQLCIVTCGDDKTIKVWDAVSGRKQYTFEGHEAPVYSVCPHYKENIQFIFSTAIDGKIKAWLYDCLGSRVDYDAPGRWCTMMAYSADGTRLFSCGTSKEGESHLVEWNETEGAIKRTYTGFRKRSLGVVQFDTTRNRFLAAGDEFQIKFWDMDNPNMLTAVDADGGLPASPRLRFNKEGSLLAVTTSENGIKILGNTDGIRLIRMVESRAFEKNRAPPDNSKSLVINTLGPAGGVSAAMASTPERPDRTLPVVSINNMGTMDSSRLVDVKPRISDDVDKIKSWKIPDVVDPSQLKAARLPDSVSTGKVVRLIYTNSGLAVLALGSNAVHKLWKWQRSERNPSGKATAHVIPQLWQPPSGTLMTNDVSDSKPAEDSAACIALSKNDSYVMSASGGKISLFNMMTFKVMTTFMPPPPAATFLAFHPQDNNIIAIGMEDSTIQIYNVRVDEVKTKLKGHQNRITGLAFSQNLNALVSSGADAQLCLWSIDGWEKKKSRPLQASPGHQSPLVGDTKVQFHNDQLHLLVVHENIIAVYDSKLECSRSWSPKESLSAPISSAIYSCDGLLVYTAFCDGAIGVFDADGLRLRCRIAPSAYISGVSVGGAPAYPLVIAAHPSEANQIALGMSDGAVHVVEPSEVEAKWIGGGTSSQDNGSLPSNSSNHSLSGQPSEIPSR is encoded by the exons TGTCAAGGACCTAAAGGTTTTTGCTTCTTTTAATGAAGATTTGTTCAAGGAGATCACTCAGTTGCTTACTTTAGATAACTTCAG GCAAAATGAGCAGCTGTCAAAGTATGGAGACACCAAATCGGCGCGGAATATTATGCTTATAGAACTTAAAAAGCTTATTGAGGCAAATCCTCTATTTCGTGACAAACTTACCTTTCCCGCCTTCAAAAGTTCAAGGCTTAGGACCCTGATAAATCAGAG ACCTCCTCCTCCTACCAATAGCCCTCTGGTGGGACCAATTCCCAAGGCTGGAGCTTTCCCACCCATAGGTGCTCATAGC CCATTTCAGCCTGTTGTCTCCCCATCTCCTGGTGCTATAGCTGGGTGGATGTCGGGTGCTAATCCTTCTATTCCTCATCATCCGGTAGCAGCTGTCCCCCCTGGTCTCGTGCAGCCTTCTGGTCCAG CTGCATTCTTAAAACACCCAAGAACCCCCACTGGTGTGGCGGGTATGGATTATCAGTCGGCAGAATCGGAGCACTTGATGAAGCGCATCAGAACAGGCCAGTCGGATGAG GCATCCTTTTCAGGGGTGACGCATACTCCAAATGTGTACTCACAAGACGACCTCCCCAAGAATGTCATGCGGGCCCTCAATCAAGGATCTAATGTCATGAGCATGGACTTCCATCCACAGCAACAGACCATACTCCTAG TTGGGACAAATGTTGGCGAAATCAGCCTTTGGGAAGTCGGGACACGGGAAAGGTTGGCACATAAGCCGTTCAAGGTTTGGGATCTAGCAGCTTCGACATCTTTGCAG ACAGCATTGTTGAATGATGCTGCAATATCAGTGAACAGGTGTGTTTGGGGGTCAGATGGACTGATTCTAG GCGTTGCCTTTTCTAAGCATATTGTTCAGATATACACTTACAATCCAAATGGAGAACTAAGACAACACTTGGAA GTTGATGCTCACAGCGGTGGTGTAAATGACATTGCATTTGCTCATCCCAACAAGCAGTTGTGCATTGTGACCTGCGGTGATGATAAGACAATTAAG GTATGGGATGCTGTAAGTGGACGCAAGCAGTACACATTCGAAGGGCATGAAGCTCCAGTATATTCAGTCTGCCCACATTACAAGGAAAATATTCAG TTTATTTTCTCCACTGCCATTGATGGGAAGATAAAAGCTTGGCTGTATGATTGCCTGGGATCTAGAGTGGACTATGATGCTCCCGGTCGGTGGTGCACCATGATGGCTTATAGTGCGGATGGAACAAG GCTGTTTTCATGTGGAACCAGTAAAGAGGGTGAATCCCATTTGGTTGAGTGGAATGAGACCGAGGGTGCTATCAAGAGGACATATACAGGTTTCAGGAAGCGATCATTAGGTGTTGTCCAGTTTGACACAACGAGGAATCGTTTCCTAGCTGCTGGAGatgaatttcaaattaaattctGGGACATGGATAATCCCAACATGTTGACGGCTGTTGATGCAGATGGCGGGTTGCCT GCGAGCCCAAGACTTAGATTTAATAAGGAGGGTTCTTTGTTAGCTGTCACAACTAGTGAAAATGGCATCAAAATTTTGGGTAATACAGATGGTATCCGCTTGATACGGATGGTTGAGAGCAGGGCTTTTGAGAAAAATCGAGCCCCTCCTGATAATTCTAAG TCCTTGGTTATAAATACTCTCGGTCCTGCGGGTGGTGTCTCTGCTGCAATGGCTTCAACTCCTGAACGACCTGACAGAACCCTGCCTGTTGTATCTATCAACAATATG GGAACGATGGATAGCAGCAGGCTCGTTGACGTGAAACCTCGAATTTCTGATGATGTGGACAAGATCAAAAGTTGGAAAATTCCAGATGTAGTAGATCCATCTCAATTGAAAGCTGCGCGATTGCCTGACTCAGTATCCACGGGAAAG GTCGTACGCCTTATCTACACCAACTCTGGTCTAGCTGTGCTGGCTCTTGGCTCCAATGCTGTTCATAAGCTTTGGAAATGGCAGCGTAGCGAAAGGAATCCTTCTGGGAAG GCTACTGCCCATGTCATCCCACAGCTATGGCAGCCTCCCAGTGGGACTCTCATGACAAATGACGTTAGTGACAGTAAACCAGCAGAAGATTCTGCTGCATGCATTGCTTTATCTAAAAATGATTCTTACGTAATGTCTGCGTCTGGTGGGAAGATTTCTTTGTTCAACATGATGACATTTAAG GTCATGACAACATTTATGCCACCTCCTCCTGCAGCCACCTTTTTGGCATTTCATCCACAAGATAATAATATAATTGCAATAGGCATGGAGGATTCCACCATCCAAATCTACAATGTCAGGGTAGATGAG GTCAAaaccaaactcaagggacaTCAGAATCGGATAACAGGGcttgcattttctcaaaatttgaatgCACTGGTCTCTTCAGGAGCTGATGCACAG TTATGTCTGTGGAGCATTGATGgatgggaaaagaagaaaagtaggCCCCTACAAGCATCCCCTGGTCATCAATCCCCACTTGTTGGAGATACGAAAGTCCAGTTTCATAATGATCAATTACATCTGCTGGTTGTCCATGAAAACATAATAGCTGTTTATGACAGCAAGCTTGAATGTTCACGATCG TGGTCTCCAAAAGAAAGTCTCAGTGCTCCCATTTCGAGTGCGATATATTCCTGTGACGGTTTGCTGGTGTACACTGCATTTTGTGATGGCGCTATTGGAGTTTTTGATGCGGACGGCTTAAGATTGAGGTGTCGAATTGCCCCTTCTGCATACATAAGTGGTGTTTCTGTCGG CGGTGCTCCTGCCTATCCATTAGTTATTGCTGCTCATCCATCAGAGGCAAATCAGATTGCACTGGGCATGAGTGATGGCGCGGTTCACGTGGTCGAGCCATCTGAAGTCGAAGCGAAGTGGATTGGGGGAGGCACGTCCTCGCAGGACAATGGATCGCTTCCCTCAAATTCATCGAACCATTCACTTAGTGGACAACCATCGGAGATTCCTTCGAGGTGA
- the LOC104424284 gene encoding protein TOPLESS-RELATED PROTEIN 2 isoform X1, with translation MSSLSRELVFLILQFLDEEKFKETVHKLEQESGFFFNMKHFEDQVQAGEWDEVERYLSGFTKVEDNRYSMKIFFEIRKQKYLEALDRQDRAKAVEILVKDLKVFASFNEDLFKEITQLLTLDNFRQNEQLSKYGDTKSARNIMLIELKKLIEANPLFRDKLTFPAFKSSRLRTLINQSLNWQHQLCKNPRPNPDIKTLFTDHSCTPTTNGARPPPPTNSPLVGPIPKAGAFPPIGAHSPFQPVVSPSPGAIAGWMSGANPSIPHHPVAAVPPGLVQPSGPAAFLKHPRTPTGVAGMDYQSAESEHLMKRIRTGQSDEASFSGVTHTPNVYSQDDLPKNVMRALNQGSNVMSMDFHPQQQTILLVGTNVGEISLWEVGTRERLAHKPFKVWDLAASTSLQTALLNDAAISVNRCVWGSDGLILGVAFSKHIVQIYTYNPNGELRQHLEVDAHSGGVNDIAFAHPNKQLCIVTCGDDKTIKVWDAVSGRKQYTFEGHEAPVYSVCPHYKENIQFIFSTAIDGKIKAWLYDCLGSRVDYDAPGRWCTMMAYSADGTRLFSCGTSKEGESHLVEWNETEGAIKRTYTGFRKRSLGVVQFDTTRNRFLAAGDEFQIKFWDMDNPNMLTAVDADGGLPASPRLRFNKEGSLLAVTTSENGIKILGNTDGIRLIRMVESRAFEKNRAPPDNSKSLVINTLGPAGGVSAAMASTPERPDRTLPVVSINNMGTMDSSRLVDVKPRISDDVDKIKSWKIPDVVDPSQLKAARLPDSVSTGKVVRLIYTNSGLAVLALGSNAVHKLWKWQRSERNPSGKATAHVIPQLWQPPSGTLMTNDVSDSKPAEDSAACIALSKNDSYVMSASGGKISLFNMMTFKVMTTFMPPPPAATFLAFHPQDNNIIAIGMEDSTIQIYNVRVDEVKTKLKGHQNRITGLAFSQNLNALVSSGADAQLCLWSIDGWEKKKSRPLQASPGHQSPLVGDTKVQFHNDQLHLLVVHENIIAVYDSKLECSRSWSPKESLSAPISSAIYSCDGLLVYTAFCDGAIGVFDADGLRLRCRIAPSAYISGVSVGGAPAYPLVIAAHPSEANQIALGMSDGAVHVVEPSEVEAKWIGGGTSSQDNGSLPSNSSNHSLSGQPSEIPSR, from the exons TGTCAAGGACCTAAAGGTTTTTGCTTCTTTTAATGAAGATTTGTTCAAGGAGATCACTCAGTTGCTTACTTTAGATAACTTCAG GCAAAATGAGCAGCTGTCAAAGTATGGAGACACCAAATCGGCGCGGAATATTATGCTTATAGAACTTAAAAAGCTTATTGAGGCAAATCCTCTATTTCGTGACAAACTTACCTTTCCCGCCTTCAAAAGTTCAAGGCTTAGGACCCTGATAAATCAGAG TTTAAACTGGCAACATCAACTTTGCAAGAATCCTCGTCCAAATCCTGACATCAAAACTCTTTTTACTGATCATTCATGTACTCCTACTACAAATGGTGCTAGACCTCCTCCTCCTACCAATAGCCCTCTGGTGGGACCAATTCCCAAGGCTGGAGCTTTCCCACCCATAGGTGCTCATAGC CCATTTCAGCCTGTTGTCTCCCCATCTCCTGGTGCTATAGCTGGGTGGATGTCGGGTGCTAATCCTTCTATTCCTCATCATCCGGTAGCAGCTGTCCCCCCTGGTCTCGTGCAGCCTTCTGGTCCAG CTGCATTCTTAAAACACCCAAGAACCCCCACTGGTGTGGCGGGTATGGATTATCAGTCGGCAGAATCGGAGCACTTGATGAAGCGCATCAGAACAGGCCAGTCGGATGAG GCATCCTTTTCAGGGGTGACGCATACTCCAAATGTGTACTCACAAGACGACCTCCCCAAGAATGTCATGCGGGCCCTCAATCAAGGATCTAATGTCATGAGCATGGACTTCCATCCACAGCAACAGACCATACTCCTAG TTGGGACAAATGTTGGCGAAATCAGCCTTTGGGAAGTCGGGACACGGGAAAGGTTGGCACATAAGCCGTTCAAGGTTTGGGATCTAGCAGCTTCGACATCTTTGCAG ACAGCATTGTTGAATGATGCTGCAATATCAGTGAACAGGTGTGTTTGGGGGTCAGATGGACTGATTCTAG GCGTTGCCTTTTCTAAGCATATTGTTCAGATATACACTTACAATCCAAATGGAGAACTAAGACAACACTTGGAA GTTGATGCTCACAGCGGTGGTGTAAATGACATTGCATTTGCTCATCCCAACAAGCAGTTGTGCATTGTGACCTGCGGTGATGATAAGACAATTAAG GTATGGGATGCTGTAAGTGGACGCAAGCAGTACACATTCGAAGGGCATGAAGCTCCAGTATATTCAGTCTGCCCACATTACAAGGAAAATATTCAG TTTATTTTCTCCACTGCCATTGATGGGAAGATAAAAGCTTGGCTGTATGATTGCCTGGGATCTAGAGTGGACTATGATGCTCCCGGTCGGTGGTGCACCATGATGGCTTATAGTGCGGATGGAACAAG GCTGTTTTCATGTGGAACCAGTAAAGAGGGTGAATCCCATTTGGTTGAGTGGAATGAGACCGAGGGTGCTATCAAGAGGACATATACAGGTTTCAGGAAGCGATCATTAGGTGTTGTCCAGTTTGACACAACGAGGAATCGTTTCCTAGCTGCTGGAGatgaatttcaaattaaattctGGGACATGGATAATCCCAACATGTTGACGGCTGTTGATGCAGATGGCGGGTTGCCT GCGAGCCCAAGACTTAGATTTAATAAGGAGGGTTCTTTGTTAGCTGTCACAACTAGTGAAAATGGCATCAAAATTTTGGGTAATACAGATGGTATCCGCTTGATACGGATGGTTGAGAGCAGGGCTTTTGAGAAAAATCGAGCCCCTCCTGATAATTCTAAG TCCTTGGTTATAAATACTCTCGGTCCTGCGGGTGGTGTCTCTGCTGCAATGGCTTCAACTCCTGAACGACCTGACAGAACCCTGCCTGTTGTATCTATCAACAATATG GGAACGATGGATAGCAGCAGGCTCGTTGACGTGAAACCTCGAATTTCTGATGATGTGGACAAGATCAAAAGTTGGAAAATTCCAGATGTAGTAGATCCATCTCAATTGAAAGCTGCGCGATTGCCTGACTCAGTATCCACGGGAAAG GTCGTACGCCTTATCTACACCAACTCTGGTCTAGCTGTGCTGGCTCTTGGCTCCAATGCTGTTCATAAGCTTTGGAAATGGCAGCGTAGCGAAAGGAATCCTTCTGGGAAG GCTACTGCCCATGTCATCCCACAGCTATGGCAGCCTCCCAGTGGGACTCTCATGACAAATGACGTTAGTGACAGTAAACCAGCAGAAGATTCTGCTGCATGCATTGCTTTATCTAAAAATGATTCTTACGTAATGTCTGCGTCTGGTGGGAAGATTTCTTTGTTCAACATGATGACATTTAAG GTCATGACAACATTTATGCCACCTCCTCCTGCAGCCACCTTTTTGGCATTTCATCCACAAGATAATAATATAATTGCAATAGGCATGGAGGATTCCACCATCCAAATCTACAATGTCAGGGTAGATGAG GTCAAaaccaaactcaagggacaTCAGAATCGGATAACAGGGcttgcattttctcaaaatttgaatgCACTGGTCTCTTCAGGAGCTGATGCACAG TTATGTCTGTGGAGCATTGATGgatgggaaaagaagaaaagtaggCCCCTACAAGCATCCCCTGGTCATCAATCCCCACTTGTTGGAGATACGAAAGTCCAGTTTCATAATGATCAATTACATCTGCTGGTTGTCCATGAAAACATAATAGCTGTTTATGACAGCAAGCTTGAATGTTCACGATCG TGGTCTCCAAAAGAAAGTCTCAGTGCTCCCATTTCGAGTGCGATATATTCCTGTGACGGTTTGCTGGTGTACACTGCATTTTGTGATGGCGCTATTGGAGTTTTTGATGCGGACGGCTTAAGATTGAGGTGTCGAATTGCCCCTTCTGCATACATAAGTGGTGTTTCTGTCGG CGGTGCTCCTGCCTATCCATTAGTTATTGCTGCTCATCCATCAGAGGCAAATCAGATTGCACTGGGCATGAGTGATGGCGCGGTTCACGTGGTCGAGCCATCTGAAGTCGAAGCGAAGTGGATTGGGGGAGGCACGTCCTCGCAGGACAATGGATCGCTTCCCTCAAATTCATCGAACCATTCACTTAGTGGACAACCATCGGAGATTCCTTCGAGGTGA